A region of Dioscorea cayenensis subsp. rotundata cultivar TDr96_F1 chromosome 5, TDr96_F1_v2_PseudoChromosome.rev07_lg8_w22 25.fasta, whole genome shotgun sequence DNA encodes the following proteins:
- the LOC120262109 gene encoding fructokinase-2-like — MFSDLVVSFGEMLIDFVPDVAGVSLAESQGFINAPGGAPANVAVAITKHGGNSAFIGKFGDDEFGHMLVDILKKNSVNVDGVLFDEHARTALAFVTLRSDGEREFMFYRNPSADMLLTEAELNMSLIKNAKIFHYGSISLITEPCRSAHMAAMKAARDAGALLSYDPNVRLPLWPSEQAAREGIMSIWKHADFIKVSDDEVAFLTQGDPYNEDVVLSLWYEGLKLLLVTDGEKGCRYFTKDFKGKVGGYSVKTVDTTGAGDAFCWSFLFIVAADEGELKEALKFANACGAIATTKKGAIPALPTASMAVDLISTSN; from the exons ATGTTTTCAGACTTGGTTGTGTCTTTCGGTGAGATGCTCATCGACTTCGTGCCAGATGTCGCCGGAGTTTCATTGGCAGAGTCACAGGGGTTCATCAATGCCCCCGGAGGAGCTCCGGCCAATGTGGCTGTTGCCATCACTAAGCATGGAGGAAACTCTGCTTTCATTGGCAag TTTGGTGATGATGAGTTTGGACACATGCTCGTTGACATACTGAAGAAAAACTCAGTGAACGTGGATGGAGTATTGTTTGATGAGCATGCAAGAACAGCGCTTGCGTTTGTGACACTGCGCAGTGATGGTGAACGTGAATTCATGTTTTACAGAAACCCAAGTGCTGATATGCTATTGACTGAGGCTGAGCTTAACATGAGCCTGATCAAGAATGCCAAAATCTTCCATTATGGTTCTATCAGTTTGATCACAGAGCCGTGCCGATCAGCTCACATGGCGGCGATGAAGGCCGCCAGGGATGCCGGAGCTCTTCTCTCTTATGATCCAAATGTCAGGCTTCCTTTGTGGCCTTCTGAACAGGCTGCCCGTGAAGGCATCATGAGTATTTGGAAACATGCTGATTTCATTaaa GTGAGTGATGATGAGGTTGCTTTCTTAACACAAGGAGATCCTTACAATGAGGATGTGGTTCTTTCACTCTGGTATGAAGGTCTTAAGCTGCTTCTTGTTACTGATGGAGAGAAGGGTTGCAGATACTTCACTAAG GATTTCAAAGGCAAGGTTGGAGGGTATTCAGTGAAGACAGTGGATACAACTGGAGCTGGTGATGCTTTTTGTTGGAGCTTTCTGTTTATTGTTGCTGCT GACGAGGGGGAGTTAAAAGAGGCACTCAAGTTTGCAAATGCATGCGGAGCCATTGCTACAACAAAGAAAGGAGCTATCCCTGCACTCCCAACCGCTTCCATGGCTGTGGATCTCATCTCTACTTCAAACTAG